From Chloroflexota bacterium, one genomic window encodes:
- a CDS encoding ATP-dependent Clp protease ATP-binding subunit, whose product MGAYDKMSRRAKQVMSFAQEEARAFNHPYIGTEHLLLGLILEGEGVAARVLAELGVTITKARNAVEFIVGHGDGPRSTAEIDLTARAKKVFEYAIDEARKLNHTYISTEHILLGLVRNAEGVATGVLEIMNVGLDQVRTQVMRMMRQGVGGSSTPSPSAGGERQAKQSKTPYLDALSTDLTELAEAGRLDPVVGRKDEIERVIQILSRRTKNNPALIGEPGVGKTAIAEGLAQRIVADDVPDSLKGKRLVTLDMGALVAGTKYRGQFEERLKRVVDEIKESRCILFIDEFHTIIGAGGAEGTLDAANILKPALSRGELQCIGATTLDEFRKYIEKDAALERRFQPVMVDEPTIEETIEILRGIKTRYEDFHQLQIEDEAITAAAVLSARYVPDRFLPDKAIDLIDEASSRVRMYRSATPSALRDALRGLDAIRKEKDAALEEGQFEVVQDLRVREERMLQRITDLEDEEEKTRGSEQRKGKPYVTQEDIAEVVAMWTGIPVMRLASEETERLMKMEDYLHERVIGQEEPISTIARAVRRARAGLKDPKRPIGSFIFLGPTGVGKTLLAKALAEFMFGSEDALIKIDMSEFQERFNTSRLVGSPPGYVGYGEGGQLTDAVRRRPYSVVLFDEIEKAHPDTFNLLLQVLEDGNLTDGKGRRVDFRNTVIIMTSNVGTEQIRRGSRIGFGGNRNTIDVEDTRKKVDDELKRMFRPEFLNRIDGTIIFHPLTDIEIRNIARLEVNRVRKQLVDHQIDLLVTDETLDLLAKRGYDPTYGARPLRRVITNMIEDGLAEGLLQGRFKDGDKIHIELEDNEVVLRSEREAAELENPSVEPEAELV is encoded by the coding sequence ATGGGTGCATACGACAAAATGAGCCGCCGCGCTAAGCAAGTGATGAGCTTTGCCCAAGAAGAGGCGCGAGCGTTTAATCATCCTTACATCGGCACCGAGCATTTATTGCTGGGCTTGATTTTGGAAGGTGAAGGGGTCGCCGCTCGTGTGTTGGCTGAACTTGGTGTGACCATCACAAAAGCCCGCAATGCTGTTGAATTTATTGTTGGCCATGGCGATGGCCCGCGCTCGACTGCCGAGATTGATTTAACCGCCCGCGCCAAAAAAGTTTTTGAGTATGCAATCGATGAAGCTCGCAAACTCAACCATACCTATATCAGCACCGAACATATTTTGCTGGGTTTGGTGCGCAATGCCGAAGGTGTTGCAACGGGTGTGCTCGAAATTATGAATGTTGGGCTGGATCAGGTTCGCACCCAAGTGATGCGCATGATGCGTCAAGGGGTTGGCGGCAGTAGCACACCCAGCCCAAGCGCTGGTGGCGAACGCCAAGCCAAACAAAGCAAAACGCCCTACCTCGATGCGCTTTCAACCGATTTGACCGAGTTGGCCGAAGCTGGCCGACTTGATCCAGTGGTTGGTCGCAAAGATGAAATTGAGCGCGTGATTCAAATTTTGTCACGCCGCACCAAAAATAATCCAGCCCTGATTGGCGAGCCTGGGGTTGGTAAAACTGCGATCGCTGAGGGCTTGGCTCAACGAATTGTCGCTGATGATGTTCCAGATTCACTCAAAGGCAAGCGTTTGGTAACGCTTGATATGGGGGCTTTGGTGGCTGGAACCAAATATCGCGGCCAATTCGAGGAACGCCTCAAACGGGTCGTTGACGAAATTAAAGAAAGCCGTTGTATTTTATTTATCGATGAATTTCACACGATTATTGGCGCTGGTGGAGCCGAAGGCACACTCGATGCCGCCAATATTCTGAAACCAGCGCTTTCACGCGGCGAATTGCAATGTATTGGCGCAACGACACTCGATGAGTTTCGCAAATATATCGAAAAAGATGCAGCCCTCGAACGGCGTTTTCAACCAGTGATGGTCGATGAACCAACCATTGAAGAAACGATCGAGATTTTGCGCGGCATCAAAACTCGCTACGAAGATTTCCATCAATTGCAAATTGAGGATGAGGCGATTACTGCCGCCGCTGTGCTAAGTGCTCGCTATGTGCCCGATCGTTTCTTGCCCGATAAAGCGATTGACTTGATCGACGAAGCCTCGTCGCGGGTGCGCATGTATCGCTCAGCCACGCCATCGGCCTTACGCGATGCTTTGCGTGGGCTTGATGCGATTCGCAAAGAAAAAGATGCAGCCTTGGAAGAAGGCCAATTCGAAGTTGTGCAAGATCTACGAGTTCGTGAAGAGCGCATGCTCCAGCGCATCACTGATCTTGAAGACGAAGAAGAAAAGACCCGTGGCTCGGAGCAACGCAAAGGCAAGCCTTACGTGACCCAAGAAGATATTGCCGAAGTTGTGGCAATGTGGACAGGGATTCCCGTCATGCGCTTGGCTAGCGAAGAAACCGAACGACTCATGAAAATGGAAGACTATTTGCATGAGCGGGTAATCGGCCAAGAGGAACCAATTTCGACGATTGCTCGGGCTGTGCGGCGTGCCCGCGCGGGCCTGAAAGATCCTAAGCGCCCAATTGGCTCGTTCATTTTCTTGGGGCCAACTGGGGTTGGTAAAACCTTGCTGGCCAAGGCCTTGGCTGAGTTTATGTTTGGCTCAGAAGATGCCTTGATCAAAATCGATATGTCGGAGTTCCAAGAGCGCTTCAATACCTCGCGCTTGGTTGGTTCGCCGCCAGGCTATGTTGGCTATGGTGAAGGCGGTCAATTGACTGACGCTGTACGCCGTCGCCCCTATAGCGTGGTGCTGTTCGACGAAATCGAAAAAGCTCACCCCGATACCTTCAACTTGTTGTTGCAAGTGTTGGAAGATGGCAACTTGACCGATGGCAAGGGCCGACGCGTCGATTTCCGCAATACCGTAATTATCATGACCTCGAATGTTGGTACTGAACAAATTCGGCGTGGTTCGCGGATTGGCTTTGGTGGTAATCGCAACACGATCGATGTTGAGGATACCCGCAAGAAGGTTGATGATGAACTGAAGCGCATGTTCCGGCCTGAGTTTCTCAACCGGATCGATGGAACGATCATTTTCCATCCATTAACTGATATCGAGATTCGCAACATTGCCCGTTTGGAAGTCAACCGCGTGCGCAAGCAATTGGTCGATCATCAAATTGATCTGTTGGTAACTGATGAAACCCTGGATTTGTTGGCCAAACGTGGCTACGATCCAACCTACGGCGCTCGTCCATTGCGCCGCGTCATTACCAATATGATCGAAGATGGCTTGGCTGAAGGCTTGCTACAAGGCCGCTTCAAAGATGGCGATAAGATTCATATCGAGCTTGAGGATAACGAAGTGGTGTTACGTTCAGAGCGTGAAGCCGCCGAGTTGGAAAATCCTAGCGTTGAGCCTGAAGCCGAATTAGTCTAA
- a CDS encoding YceI family protein, producing MKKIGLIIGGVIAIAVIGAIAYTLWLTSDVEVSTSTPVAATLVLPTTAPTTAAAPATATTASDNTAAATATIGTEPTTDASQPAAAGAKIYRIDASQSSASYQVRETFLQDNKIVDAVGVTKAIAGDLLIDTATPANSQVGEIVVDISQLQSDSERRDNAIRREWLESSKYPNAVFKNAVISNLPSDLKEGVEFKFTITGDMTIHDTTNPLTFEVTATLNGDTLTGKATTKFNMSSFNVDAPDIGGMLKAEDEVLLTLDLVATAVAQ from the coding sequence ATGAAGAAAATTGGTTTAATTATTGGTGGTGTTATCGCCATCGCTGTGATTGGCGCAATTGCCTATACTTTATGGCTTACATCGGATGTAGAAGTATCCACGAGCACGCCAGTTGCTGCAACCTTGGTCTTGCCAACGACGGCTCCGACGACTGCTGCTGCTCCAGCCACTGCCACCACCGCCAGCGATAATACTGCTGCTGCTACTGCCACGATTGGCACCGAGCCAACTACAGATGCTTCACAGCCAGCCGCTGCTGGTGCAAAAATCTATCGCATTGATGCTAGCCAATCAAGTGCTAGCTACCAAGTGCGCGAAACCTTCTTGCAAGATAACAAAATTGTCGATGCAGTTGGCGTGACCAAAGCGATCGCTGGTGATCTGTTGATCGATACTGCAACTCCAGCCAACTCGCAAGTTGGCGAAATTGTGGTTGATATCAGCCAATTGCAATCGGATAGCGAACGCCGCGATAATGCAATTCGCCGCGAATGGCTTGAATCGTCAAAATATCCTAATGCTGTTTTCAAGAACGCCGTCATCAGCAACTTGCCCAGCGATCTTAAAGAAGGCGTTGAATTCAAATTTACCATCACTGGCGATATGACGATTCACGATACGACCAACCCATTGACCTTTGAAGTAACCGCAACCTTGAATGGCGACACCTTGACCGGCAAAGCTACCACCAAATTCAACATGAGCAGTTTCAATGTTGATGCGCCTGACATCGGTGGCATGCTCAAGGCCGAAGATGAAGTGTTGTTGACCTTGGATTTAGTTGCTACCGCAGTCGCCCAATAA
- a CDS encoding phosphotransferase: MMQQLDLLWETGDAAQALQQRFGWDSASASAWVSALLHEHYGLDDSQIMRWSISAGNAIIWIKHDQERWIFKISADRDRHRQIEQSVELQHWLSVQQMSVPLIVPTKAEQRVLKINERCVYLQQWLDGTPPNPDSSQQLWRIGEETAKLQRILSAYPQAEQLPRVFLPLEQVCMGLAAWIGDATNAAPLQQELTQLAQQGLEQLPSGVCHNDIRAANLLFNGDQLQAVLDFEEVGWRCLVLELAWTAVHGLTMYRNWQPCTMAQQQAIIAGYQSIRPLTEAELAILPSLCRLQSLYLLCSQGATAADAIQWLKELNFRSISPLNHP, encoded by the coding sequence ATGATGCAACAACTCGATCTTTTGTGGGAAACTGGCGATGCGGCCCAAGCCTTACAACAACGTTTTGGCTGGGATTCGGCCAGTGCCAGCGCGTGGGTGTCCGCACTGCTCCACGAGCACTATGGCCTCGACGATAGCCAAATTATGCGTTGGAGCATTAGTGCTGGCAATGCAATAATTTGGATCAAGCACGATCAGGAGCGTTGGATTTTCAAAATAAGTGCTGATCGTGACCGCCATAGACAAATCGAACAAAGTGTTGAGCTTCAACACTGGCTTTCAGTACAACAAATGTCTGTCCCGTTGATCGTCCCAACCAAGGCTGAGCAACGGGTGCTTAAGATTAACGAACGATGTGTATATCTCCAACAGTGGCTTGATGGAACACCTCCTAACCCTGATTCTAGCCAGCAGTTATGGAGAATTGGTGAAGAAACTGCCAAGCTTCAGCGAATATTGAGCGCTTATCCACAGGCTGAGCAACTTCCACGGGTGTTTTTGCCGCTCGAACAGGTATGTATGGGGTTGGCAGCATGGATTGGTGATGCTACGAATGCTGCGCCGTTACAGCAAGAGTTAACTCAACTTGCCCAGCAAGGGCTAGAGCAGCTGCCAAGTGGCGTTTGCCACAACGATATTCGAGCCGCCAATCTACTTTTCAATGGCGATCAATTACAAGCTGTGCTGGATTTTGAAGAAGTTGGTTGGCGCTGCTTGGTGCTTGAGTTGGCCTGGACGGCAGTTCATGGCCTGACCATGTATCGTAATTGGCAACCTTGTACAATGGCTCAACAACAGGCGATTATCGCTGGCTATCAATCAATTCGACCTTTGACCGAAGCCGAGTTGGCGATATTGCCAAGTTTGTGTCGTTTACAAAGCCTTTACTTGTTATGTTCGCAGGGGGCAACGGCGGCGGATGCAATACAATGGTTAAAGGAACTTAACTTTCGCTCAATATCCCCCCTAAATCACCCCTAA
- a CDS encoding cystathionine gamma-synthase, with protein sequence MDYGFATRAIHAGQDPESVTGAVIVPIYQTSTYAQRGVGDHTGYEYSRTDNPTRTALQTCLAALEEAKHALVFASGLGASTTLMLMLKAGDHVICGDDVYGGTYRLFQRVMTEHGLSFDFVDMADPEAVRAAIKPNTRLIWLETPTNPLLKLAPIAAITKVAREHGIWTIVDNTFASPYNQRPITLGADMVLHSTTKYIGGHSDVVGGAIMTSNDELYEKLKFLQNAAGAVPGPFDCWLVLRGVKTLSIRMREHERNALAIAQFLTEHPAVEKVIYPGLPSHPQHNLAREQMRGFGGMISILLKGGAEVANAMVSKTKLFTLAESLGGIESLIEVPAGMTHMSVAGSKLEVPANLVRLSVGIEDINDLLRDLEQALA encoded by the coding sequence GTGGATTATGGCTTTGCAACCCGCGCGATCCATGCAGGGCAAGACCCTGAATCAGTAACTGGCGCTGTGATTGTGCCAATTTATCAGACTTCGACCTATGCCCAACGCGGAGTTGGCGATCATACTGGCTATGAATATTCACGTACTGATAATCCAACTCGCACCGCTTTACAAACCTGTTTAGCCGCTTTGGAAGAGGCCAAACATGCTTTGGTATTTGCTTCGGGCTTGGGTGCTTCAACTACCTTGATGCTTATGCTCAAAGCTGGCGATCATGTGATTTGTGGCGATGATGTCTATGGCGGGACTTATCGGTTGTTCCAACGGGTGATGACTGAACATGGCCTGAGCTTTGATTTTGTGGATATGGCTGATCCTGAGGCGGTTCGAGCAGCAATCAAGCCCAATACCCGCTTGATTTGGCTGGAAACCCCAACCAACCCGCTGTTGAAGCTCGCGCCGATTGCTGCCATTACCAAAGTTGCCCGCGAACATGGCATTTGGACGATTGTTGATAATACCTTTGCTTCGCCCTACAACCAACGCCCAATTACCTTGGGTGCGGATATGGTGCTGCACAGCACGACCAAATATATCGGCGGCCATAGCGATGTGGTCGGCGGGGCGATTATGACTTCGAATGATGAGCTGTATGAAAAATTAAAGTTCTTGCAAAATGCCGCTGGCGCTGTACCAGGCCCATTCGATTGCTGGTTAGTCTTGCGCGGAGTCAAAACCTTGAGCATTCGCATGCGCGAGCACGAACGCAACGCCTTGGCAATCGCTCAATTCCTCACTGAGCATCCAGCGGTCGAAAAAGTAATTTATCCAGGTTTGCCATCGCATCCTCAGCATAACTTGGCACGTGAGCAAATGCGCGGCTTTGGCGGGATGATCTCAATCTTGCTTAAAGGCGGCGCAGAAGTTGCCAACGCTATGGTCAGCAAAACCAAGCTCTTTACCTTAGCTGAAAGCCTGGGCGGGATTGAATCGCTGATTGAAGTGCCGGCTGGCATGACCCATATGAGCGTTGCTGGCTCGAAACTTGAAGTACCAGCCAATTTAGTGCGGCTTTCGGTTGGAATCGAAGATATTAATGATTTATTGCGCGACCTTGAGCAAGCACTTGCGTAG
- a CDS encoding TPM domain-containing protein, whose product MKQRRWGILMLWVLSLMLFAAPSFAQDARVVIDNNGVDVDESRINTAARQLTDKGALVVVVLTDSTNGQSETAYLDSRLKSLGIGNSSKAGDRPSNVLIYYVSFDPRYSSILPGIDYNQALTTGNQSDSIRNNQLNAGLKVNDPTRGLVDAMTATARVINDPAGAASSSSQSSSSSSGLGSSLVWVIVIIALVAIGFFVVPGLLKRRSNQAADLGAQANTRARFDQAKRNAGVGIADLGQAMRDAAEKQRFDKISYPTTQANELERRHRAVESSFTQLKVQFDDINDRIGDLPSPSVTDLEGAAGGYDGITNQVRQITSELQAMDALRKELDTINAQAPGEVDRAKKW is encoded by the coding sequence ATGAAACAACGTCGCTGGGGCATACTTATGCTCTGGGTGCTCAGTTTAATGCTGTTTGCTGCGCCTAGTTTTGCCCAAGATGCACGGGTGGTGATCGATAATAATGGGGTTGATGTTGATGAAAGTCGAATCAACACGGCAGCTCGTCAATTAACCGATAAAGGCGCATTGGTGGTGGTAGTGCTGACCGATAGCACCAATGGCCAAAGTGAAACTGCCTATTTGGATAGCCGCCTGAAATCGCTTGGGATTGGCAATAGCTCAAAAGCTGGCGATCGCCCAAGTAATGTCTTGATCTATTATGTTTCATTCGACCCACGCTATAGCTCGATTTTGCCAGGCATCGACTACAATCAAGCTTTGACCACTGGCAATCAATCGGATTCGATTCGCAATAATCAACTGAATGCTGGGTTAAAGGTCAACGACCCTACTCGTGGGTTGGTTGATGCCATGACTGCAACTGCGCGAGTGATTAATGATCCAGCAGGAGCCGCTTCGAGCAGCTCACAAAGCAGCAGTAGCAGCAGTGGGCTTGGCTCAAGCTTAGTTTGGGTGATTGTGATTATCGCCTTAGTCGCGATTGGGTTCTTTGTGGTGCCTGGTTTGCTCAAGCGCCGTTCGAACCAAGCTGCCGATTTAGGTGCACAAGCTAATACCCGCGCTCGCTTTGACCAAGCCAAACGCAATGCTGGGGTCGGGATTGCCGACCTTGGTCAGGCAATGCGCGATGCTGCTGAAAAACAGCGTTTCGATAAAATTAGCTATCCAACGACCCAAGCCAACGAATTAGAACGACGGCATCGGGCGGTTGAAAGTAGCTTTACCCAGCTCAAAGTACAGTTTGATGATATTAACGATCGGATTGGCGATTTGCCAAGTCCATCGGTGACCGATTTAGAGGGTGCGGCTGGTGGCTACGATGGCATTACCAACCAAGTACGCCAAATTACCAGCGAATTGCAAGCAATGGATGCTTTGCGCAAGGAGCTTGATACGATCAATGCTCAAGCGCCAGGCGAGGTTGACCGCGCAAAAAAATGGTAA
- a CDS encoding DUF1080 domain-containing protein, producing MEDRIEADTKEHAAGLVFRVPALANPERATGYGVTLTTKGPTGQPAVKLFKFDSAATIIQVVPLEVQTDQLYQLKVAVSPAPDPRIKVWVDGNLMIDVADPDPNTIGYAGLMVNNEVAHFDHVYLNNQGSPLAASAVQTNLVAPWVKLPLTDPWLEIADTLRGTGAGDSFYIADSNTANGQLSADIQFDPEQPATAALLFRVEDKLAPTNGSYGVGISTIDGGEIKLFKFPYQPIKIVKTPIMPGQQYTLNVEFIGPYLKVLLNGQTVIDYTMDSSYIEGFVGLSVYNSAANFKNIQLTQPALIENFATNLAEPWQVSDLVWPANALAAQKIKRGLLLSAIDNGFYLSNTPTPDQFIFESDILLVADPVHEQATAGLVMFSESRDTSESIGPATKEALIVYMSSNNGGELGLFEYPDPKGGLVRYADVPLARCQLPIQKDVVYKLKVSYDRYAQMTISLDGQACFKHTLAKPYSGGYVGLAMREGNALFNNTFVLTPLK from the coding sequence ATGGAAGATCGGATTGAAGCAGATACCAAAGAACATGCTGCTGGTTTGGTATTTCGCGTCCCTGCTTTAGCAAATCCTGAACGGGCAACTGGTTATGGCGTAACGTTGACTACCAAAGGCCCAACCGGCCAACCAGCGGTAAAGCTATTCAAATTTGACTCGGCTGCCACAATTATCCAGGTTGTGCCATTGGAAGTGCAAACAGACCAACTCTATCAACTCAAAGTTGCCGTATCGCCAGCCCCCGACCCACGGATCAAGGTTTGGGTTGATGGTAATTTGATGATCGACGTAGCTGATCCTGATCCGAATACCATTGGCTATGCTGGATTAATGGTCAATAACGAAGTCGCACACTTTGACCATGTTTATCTTAACAATCAAGGTTCTCCGCTGGCGGCTAGTGCGGTGCAAACCAACCTCGTAGCACCTTGGGTTAAATTGCCGTTGACTGACCCATGGCTTGAAATTGCTGATACGCTGCGGGGCACCGGGGCTGGCGATAGTTTTTATATTGCCGATAGCAACACCGCCAATGGCCAATTGAGTGCTGATATTCAGTTTGATCCAGAGCAGCCTGCAACTGCTGCCTTGCTGTTTCGCGTAGAAGATAAGCTTGCCCCAACCAATGGCAGTTATGGAGTTGGCATTTCAACGATTGATGGCGGCGAAATTAAATTATTCAAGTTCCCCTATCAGCCGATCAAAATTGTGAAGACTCCAATTATGCCAGGTCAGCAATATACGCTGAATGTAGAATTTATTGGCCCATACCTCAAAGTGCTGCTGAATGGGCAGACCGTGATTGACTATACAATGGATAGTAGTTATATCGAGGGTTTTGTTGGCTTGAGTGTATATAATTCAGCAGCAAACTTTAAAAATATCCAACTCACCCAGCCCGCATTGATTGAAAACTTCGCAACCAACTTGGCCGAACCGTGGCAGGTTAGCGATCTTGTGTGGCCAGCGAATGCTCTAGCCGCTCAGAAAATCAAGCGTGGTTTGTTGCTCTCCGCCATTGATAATGGGTTTTATCTATCCAATACTCCAACACCCGATCAATTTATTTTTGAAAGTGACATCCTGTTGGTTGCCGACCCAGTCCATGAACAAGCAACAGCTGGTTTGGTCATGTTTAGCGAATCTCGTGATACGAGCGAATCTATTGGTCCTGCGACTAAGGAAGCGCTGATTGTGTATATGAGTAGCAACAATGGTGGCGAGCTGGGCTTATTTGAGTACCCTGATCCAAAGGGAGGATTAGTGCGGTATGCTGATGTCCCCTTGGCCCGTTGTCAGCTCCCAATTCAAAAAGATGTCGTGTACAAGCTGAAAGTCAGCTATGATCGGTATGCTCAAATGACGATCTCACTGGATGGTCAAGCTTGTTTCAAGCATACTCTAGCAAAGCCGTATTCTGGTGGTTACGTTGGGTTGGCTATGCGCGAGGGCAATGCGCTCTTCAATAATACATTTGTGCTCACGCCTTTAAAATAA
- the pnuC gene encoding nicotinamide riboside transporter PnuC — MDLASFFDINTIAFTLFGYPMSYLELAGTIFNLWSVWLVGRGRISNWPIGLIGVVLFFVLFYQIQLYADTFEQVYYFFTGIYGWWHWSKPKEQAAKPRYSSGNYNLLALGITVVGTLILAFIIGNLDQWLPAYFPQPATYVLVDSLTTVMSFTATILMAQRRIECWYYWITVDVIAIWLYSVKGTLLVALLYAIFLVLASNGWRLWRKAS, encoded by the coding sequence ATGGATCTTGCAAGTTTCTTCGATATTAATACGATTGCCTTTACGCTCTTTGGCTATCCAATGAGCTATCTCGAATTGGCTGGCACGATCTTCAATTTGTGGTCGGTGTGGCTGGTTGGGCGTGGGCGCATCAGCAATTGGCCAATTGGCTTAATCGGCGTGGTACTTTTCTTCGTGCTGTTCTACCAAATTCAACTCTATGCCGACACGTTTGAGCAAGTTTACTACTTTTTTACTGGCATTTACGGCTGGTGGCATTGGTCGAAGCCGAAAGAGCAAGCCGCCAAACCGCGTTACAGCTCAGGCAACTACAATCTGCTAGCCTTGGGCATTACCGTAGTTGGCACGCTGATTTTAGCGTTTATTATTGGCAATCTTGATCAATGGCTGCCTGCCTATTTTCCTCAACCCGCGACCTATGTTTTGGTTGATTCACTGACCACCGTGATGAGCTTCACGGCGACGATTTTGATGGCTCAACGTCGAATCGAATGTTGGTATTATTGGATTACGGTTGATGTGATTGCGATTTGGCTGTATAGCGTTAAGGGTACACTCTTGGTCGCGCTACTGTATGCAATCTTTTTGGTATTGGCCAGCAATGGTTGGCGTTTATGGCGCAAAGCCAGTTAA
- a CDS encoding AAA family ATPase gives MRGLTLGKFAPLHKGHQLMIETALSEVAELQIIIYDSPEQTSVPLPVRSAWLRELYPQAQVIEAWDGPSVTGNTREIQQLHEDYVIQQLGISNISHFYASEFYGEHMSQALGAINRQVDPPRSQVPISATQIRSDPYRYREFLHPRVYRDLIMKIVLLGAPSTGKTTLAAALAETFNTQWMPEYGREYWEHHQSNRRLTPQQLVEIAEGHLEREEQRLLESNRYLFVDTNALTTYHFALSYHGMAGPRLAQLADQAQQRYDLVLVCDTDIPYDDTWDRSGEVQRSIFQKQLFAQLQQRRQPYYLIGGPLEQRIAQVQNLLQRHQLYHNLLTNPA, from the coding sequence ATGCGTGGTTTGACCCTCGGCAAATTTGCCCCCTTGCACAAAGGCCATCAACTGATGATTGAAACGGCGCTTAGCGAGGTGGCTGAGCTGCAAATTATCATTTACGATAGCCCTGAGCAAACTAGTGTGCCGTTGCCAGTTCGGAGCGCTTGGCTGCGTGAGCTTTACCCCCAAGCCCAAGTGATTGAGGCGTGGGATGGGCCAAGCGTGACTGGCAATACTCGCGAAATTCAGCAGCTTCACGAAGATTATGTGATCCAGCAACTTGGTATTAGCAATATCAGCCATTTTTATGCGAGCGAATTTTATGGCGAGCATATGAGCCAAGCACTGGGCGCAATCAATCGCCAAGTTGACCCGCCGCGCAGCCAAGTGCCAATCTCGGCGACCCAAATTCGTAGCGATCCCTATCGCTATCGTGAGTTTTTGCACCCACGGGTTTACCGCGATTTGATTATGAAAATCGTGTTGCTTGGTGCACCCTCAACTGGCAAAACTACGCTCGCTGCTGCGCTGGCCGAAACATTCAATACCCAGTGGATGCCCGAATATGGCCGTGAATATTGGGAGCACCATCAGAGCAATCGGAGGCTCACGCCACAGCAATTGGTCGAAATTGCCGAGGGCCATCTTGAGCGCGAAGAACAGCGCCTACTGGAAAGCAACCGTTATCTTTTTGTCGATACCAATGCCTTAACCACCTACCATTTTGCGCTCAGCTACCATGGCATGGCTGGGCCACGTTTGGCCCAACTCGCCGACCAAGCCCAACAGCGCTACGATTTGGTGTTGGTGTGCGATACAGACATTCCCTACGACGATACTTGGGACCGTTCGGGTGAAGTTCAACGAAGCATATTTCAAAAACAACTTTTTGCCCAATTGCAGCAGCGTCGCCAACCCTATTATCTAATTGGCGGCCCACTTGAGCAGCGGATCGCCCAAGTGCAAAACTTATTACAACGTCATCAGCTTTATCACAATCTGCTTACCAACCCAGCCTGA
- a CDS encoding slipin family protein: MGDDVLGLIVLLLIIITITAIRFFPASTIYEHERGLLYKHGKFQRVLEPGKYRFMRHAYEISRIDVRPSSLSLSGQEMFSADLISVKLNLVANLQIDQPDRWTHSHVSAQTVVYNELQVALREVIAGYTLDQLLADRSMIAPQILALVQPKANELGAIIQTIQIKDFSLPAELKRAALQQAKVQRETAAALEQARGEQAVLRSLANAARMLERNPALMNLRVLQALDSNKSNTIVLHVHQSNNDQTIASEFSQPEV, from the coding sequence ATGGGTGATGATGTTTTGGGTTTAATTGTTCTGCTATTGATTATTATCACGATCACTGCAATCCGTTTCTTTCCAGCTAGTACAATTTATGAGCATGAACGTGGCTTGCTCTACAAACATGGCAAGTTTCAACGGGTGCTTGAGCCTGGCAAATACCGCTTTATGCGGCATGCTTATGAGATCTCACGGATTGATGTGCGCCCAAGTTCGCTCAGTTTGAGCGGCCAAGAAATGTTCAGCGCCGATTTGATCAGCGTTAAGCTCAATTTGGTAGCCAATCTCCAGATCGACCAGCCCGATCGTTGGACGCATAGCCATGTCAGTGCCCAAACGGTTGTTTATAATGAGTTACAGGTGGCTTTGCGCGAGGTGATCGCTGGCTATACCCTCGATCAACTTTTGGCTGATCGCAGTATGATCGCGCCACAAATTTTGGCGCTGGTACAACCCAAGGCCAACGAGCTGGGTGCAATCATTCAAACGATCCAAATCAAAGATTTTAGCTTGCCAGCCGAGTTGAAACGGGCTGCCTTGCAACAAGCCAAAGTCCAACGCGAAACCGCCGCTGCACTGGAACAAGCGCGTGGCGAGCAAGCTGTGCTACGTAGTTTGGCCAATGCTGCTCGCATGCTTGAGCGCAATCCAGCCTTGATGAATTTGCGGGTGTTGCAAGCGCTCGATAGCAACAAGAGCAATACAATTGTGCTGCATGTGCATCAATCAAACAATGATCAAACAATTGCTAGTGAATTTAGCCAGCCTGAAGTTTAG